Proteins encoded within one genomic window of Vidua macroura isolate BioBank_ID:100142 chromosome 2, ASM2450914v1, whole genome shotgun sequence:
- the NR0B1 gene encoding nuclear receptor subfamily 0 group B member 1 encodes MACAERCCRCCAEGRRHSSILYSILRSEERAVPPAGPAPRGCPCGSRRRVALRSPQVACKAASAVLVKTLRFVQNVPCFQELPLEEQLLLVRSCWAPLLLLGLAQDRVHLETVESAEPSMLQRILTARQQGEQPPPRAPAPGRPHHGPHLPSAGEIQAIKGFLAKCWSLDISTKEYAYLKGTVLFNPDLPGLQCTQYIEGLQREAQQALNEHVRLIHRGDEARFAKLNVVLSLLRSINANVVAELFFRPIIGAVNMDDMLLEMLCAKL; translated from the exons ATGGCGTGCGCGGagcgctgctgccgctgctgcgcGGAGGGCCGGCGGCACAGCAGCATCCTCTACAGCATCCTCCGCAGCGAGGAGCGGGCGGTGCcgccggccgggccggctcCCCGGGGCTGCCCGTGCGGGTCGCGGCGGCGGGTGGCCCTGCGGAGCCCGCAGGTGGCTTGCAAGGCGGCCTCGGCCGTGCTGGTGAAGACGCTGCGCTTCGTCCAGAACGTGCCCTGCTTCCAGGAGCTGCcgctggaggagcagctgctgctggtccgCAGCTGCTGGGCgcccttgctgctgctggggctggcgcAGGACCGGGTGCACCTGGAGACGGTGGAGAGCGCGGAGCCCAGCATGCTGCAGCGCATCCTCACCGCccggcagcagggagagcagccccCGCCGCGGGCGCCGGCACCGGGCCGGCCTCACCACGGCCCGCACCTGCCCTCGGCCGGCGAGATCCAGGCTATCAAGGGCTTCCTGGCCAAGTGCTGGAGCCTGGACATCAGCACCAAAGAGTACGCTTACCTCAAGGGAACGGTGCTCTTCAACCCGG ATCTACCTGGACTGCAGTGTACTCAGTACATTGAAGGATTGCAGAGGGAAGCACAACAAGCCCTAAATGAACATGTCAGACTCATTCACAGAGGTGATGAAGCCAGATTTGCCAAGCTGAATGTTGTTCTCTCCTTGTTGAGATCTATTAATGCTAATGTGGTTGCTGAATTATTCTTCAGGCCCATCATTGGAGCAGTGAACATGGATGACATGCTTTTGGAAATGCTTTGtgcaaaattataa